The window GACTACGGCCTGTTGTAGCGGGTCTTGCGCAATGGCAGCTCATGAACCTCGTCAGGTCCGGAAGGAAGCAGCGATAAGTGAATCCTGTTATGTGCCGCAAGGGTGCCTGTTACAGTGGACGTAGCCCGACGTTAAAAATAAGGCTGATTGGATGAAGCCTTTTATAGCAGCCATAAGGCTGCTATTTGTGTTAGAAGTGAAGGAAAAACAGGCGGAGAAAGCGAATGTAATTTAAGCGTAGTAGTTTTTAGTTGGATGGAGAGGTGTTTCCTGTGGGTTATGTGGCACTTTATCGTAAATGGCGACCGCAAGATTTTGACGGATTAATTGGACAACAGCATATTAGCCAAACTTTAAAAAATGCCATTCAAACGGGAAAGACAACTCATGCCTATTTGTTTGCCGGGCCGCGTGGTACAGGAAAAACAAGTACAGCGAAAATTTTAGCAAAAGCCTTGAACTGTGAACAGGGACCAACACCTACGCCTTGTAATCACTGTGCTAATTGTGAAAAAATCAATCAAAATTGTTCAATGGACGTTTTTGAAATTGATGCGGCTTCTAATCGAGGCATTGATGAGATTCGGGATCTGCGGGAAACAGTAAAGTTTGCGCCTGTAGAGGGTAAGTACAAAGTATATATCATTGATGAAGTACATATGTTAACGCAAGAAGCTTTCAATGCGCTTTTAAAAACATTAGAAGAACCACCGGATCATGTGGTTTTTATTTTGGCAACAACAGAGCCTCATAAGATTCCAGCTACCATCCATTCCCGCTGTCAACGATATGATTTTCGGAAAATCCCTGTCAATGACATGGTGGCGCATTTAACTTATGTTGCTGAGCAAAGTGAAATTGCTATTCGTGAGGATGCTTTGCGGTTGATTGCAGTTCATGCTGATGGTGGCTTGCGTGATGCTCTGAGCATTCTTGATCAATGCAGTGCCATGAGTGATGGTGAAATTGATGTTGAAAATGTTCGTCAATTATTGGGCCTTGTGGGGCATGAGTGGATTTATCAGTTAATGGATGAAATGATTGCTAGTCAGGCTGAAGCAGCTTTGATTACGCTAGATAAAATTTTAGCTTTAGGGAAGGATATTAAGCAAGTCCTTGTTGAAATCGCGCTTTATTGTCGCAATGTCATGTTGTTTAAAGCGGCTCCTGATCTGGAAAGTTTGCGGGAATGTTCAGAAGATCGCCTTGTGCTGAAAAAACATAGTGAATTACTTTCGCAAGAGGAAGTTTTTCAATTTATTGAAACTTGCCAAGAAACGATTGAACAAGTCCGGCGTTCTACGGCACCTCGCATTGACGCCGAAATGGCACTGCTTTCTTTATGTCGCAGAAATCACCTCGATATGGCGTCTTTGATTGAACGTATTGAACGATTGGAAAATCTTCAAGGTTCATCAACACAATCGGTCCCAACGGTCCATACTCATCCGCGTGTTTCAGGTCATGGTTCAGTGAAGGAAAATGCCGACCCGGTTGTTTATGTACCAAAAGAAGCTGCTCATGCTGCTACGCCTGTAGTAGATAAAGAGCCAGCATCACAGCCTTCTGTACCGATAACGACGGATATTGAGCAGGTGTGGGATCATGTGCTAAAAGATCTTATTGCGAATGGTAAACGTTCTGTTCATGCCTGTATTTCACAAGGTAAGTTAGTGGAGTTGAATGATAAAACGGCTGTTATTGCTTTTCAGTCAAATTTCCCAAAAGAGCGGACACAAAAAGAGGATTATCGTAGCATTATCGAGAATTTGATAGCGCGGATCGCTGGTAAGCCCTTGGTCTTGAACTGTGTCTTAGCTAGTGAAGTGACAAAGACGGCTCAGTCATCATCTCATGTTGAGCCGGAACCTGTAGCAACTGATATAAAGTCTAGTGCGGGGGACGACCTTCATGCTCTGACTTTAGCTAAGCAGATATTCGGTGGGAAAGTGATTAAAAATGAAAATCCTGAGGAGGGTCAATAATGTTTGGAAATATGGGTAACATGGGAAATATGATGAAGAAGGTACAAAAACTGCAAGGTGAAATGGCAAAAATGCAGGAAGAATTAAAGGGGCGCACATTAGAAGCTTCTGTTGGTGGCGGAGCCATTACTGTTGTTGTAACAGGCGAAAAACAGATTCAATCCATTAAAATTAATCCGTCTGCTGTAGATCCTGAAGATGTAGAAATGCTTGAAGATATGATTGTTTCATCTGTAAATGAGGCATTAAAAAAAGTTGATGACATGATGACGCAGGAGATGGGTAAGCTAACAGGCGGGTTGAATTTGCCAAAAGGAATGCTGTAAATGCCACTTATCGCTCCTTTGGCAAAACTAGTTGGCGAGTTGCGGCGTTTACCGGGAATTGGTCCCAAAACAGCGACCCGTCTAGCCTATCATATTATTTCTATAGAGAAAGAACGGGCGCTTTCTTTGGCACGAGCCATTGTATCAGCCAAAGAAAATATTACCTATTGTTCTATATGCTATAATTTAACGGATCAAACGCCTTGCCAAATCTGTCGGTCTGAGGAACGCGACAGCCATCTTTTATGTGTCGTAGAAGACCCCAAAGATGTAGAAGCTATGGAACGAACGCATGAATATCATGGCAAATATCATGTTCTTCATGGCGCTTTATCCCCTATGGAAGGAATTGGTCCTGATAATTTAAAAATGAAGGAGCTCTTAATTCGCCTAGGGACTGGAGACTTTCAAGAAGTGATTATGGCGACGAATCCCGATGTTGAGGGGGAAGCGACGGCTCTTTATTTATCGCGGCTGCTAAAACCACTAGGCCTAAAGGTTACGCGCATTGCGCATGGTTTGCCTGTTGGTGGTGATCTTGACTATGCTGATGAAATGACACTTTCTAAAGCACTAGAAAATCGACGTGAAATGTAAAAATCAGGTTCTTCCTGATTTTTTTTTGTCATGATTAGGACGTGCTCCCCATATACTCTACAAGGGGGGTGGGTATGCATGAGTGAAATTTGGCGCCGAATTTTGGTGTGGCTGGAAATTATTACTCCGCATATAAAACAGCAGACGGAAGAGGCTTTGCTAGTTCAACAAGCTTGGTTAGAGTGGCATGCAGCGCAGCAATATTATCAATTTGTTTGTGATCCTGATTTAGTTGAATATGCTATTTTTGCTATTAAAGCAGCTGAGACGAAATATCGTTATCTTATAAAAATGGCACGCATACATGGTCTTTATGTTTATCCTGTTACAGGTCTATCTGGTTATGGAAAGCAGATGACAGTTTCTCATTTCTCAGGTACAATGAGAGAAGGGTGATTATTCGCCTCAAGAGAGACTTAGAAGAGGAAGTGAAATGAATGCCTACTACGGGGATAGGTCTGGATCTCAATGTCATTTTGGCTTATTTATTTGGTATCATACTAATTCTTTTCGTTGGAAAGATTTTTCTTATGCCGCTAAAATTAGTATTTAAATTGCTCTATAATGGAGTCGTTGGTGGTATTA is drawn from Pelorhabdus rhamnosifermentans and contains these coding sequences:
- the dnaX gene encoding DNA polymerase III subunit gamma/tau — protein: MGYVALYRKWRPQDFDGLIGQQHISQTLKNAIQTGKTTHAYLFAGPRGTGKTSTAKILAKALNCEQGPTPTPCNHCANCEKINQNCSMDVFEIDAASNRGIDEIRDLRETVKFAPVEGKYKVYIIDEVHMLTQEAFNALLKTLEEPPDHVVFILATTEPHKIPATIHSRCQRYDFRKIPVNDMVAHLTYVAEQSEIAIREDALRLIAVHADGGLRDALSILDQCSAMSDGEIDVENVRQLLGLVGHEWIYQLMDEMIASQAEAALITLDKILALGKDIKQVLVEIALYCRNVMLFKAAPDLESLRECSEDRLVLKKHSELLSQEEVFQFIETCQETIEQVRRSTAPRIDAEMALLSLCRRNHLDMASLIERIERLENLQGSSTQSVPTVHTHPRVSGHGSVKENADPVVYVPKEAAHAATPVVDKEPASQPSVPITTDIEQVWDHVLKDLIANGKRSVHACISQGKLVELNDKTAVIAFQSNFPKERTQKEDYRSIIENLIARIAGKPLVLNCVLASEVTKTAQSSSHVEPEPVATDIKSSAGDDLHALTLAKQIFGGKVIKNENPEEGQ
- a CDS encoding pro-sigmaK processing inhibitor BofA family protein, whose translation is MPTTGIGLDLNVILAYLFGIILILFVGKIFLMPLKLVFKLLYNGVVGGIMLYVINFIGIHFGFTIALNPVTALVAGFLGIPGIVLLILFKIFIN
- the recR gene encoding recombination mediator RecR, translated to MPLIAPLAKLVGELRRLPGIGPKTATRLAYHIISIEKERALSLARAIVSAKENITYCSICYNLTDQTPCQICRSEERDSHLLCVVEDPKDVEAMERTHEYHGKYHVLHGALSPMEGIGPDNLKMKELLIRLGTGDFQEVIMATNPDVEGEATALYLSRLLKPLGLKVTRIAHGLPVGGDLDYADEMTLSKALENRREM
- a CDS encoding YaaL family protein — its product is MSEIWRRILVWLEIITPHIKQQTEEALLVQQAWLEWHAAQQYYQFVCDPDLVEYAIFAIKAAETKYRYLIKMARIHGLYVYPVTGLSGYGKQMTVSHFSGTMREG
- a CDS encoding YbaB/EbfC family nucleoid-associated protein, with amino-acid sequence MFGNMGNMGNMMKKVQKLQGEMAKMQEELKGRTLEASVGGGAITVVVTGEKQIQSIKINPSAVDPEDVEMLEDMIVSSVNEALKKVDDMMTQEMGKLTGGLNLPKGML